The Mucilaginibacter sp. PAMB04168 genome contains the following window.
CAAAAGCTTCTCAAAACGTTCTTCAACCCAGTCTATACATACCGACAAACTCAAGGCTGATGTTTGTAATACGTTGATCTTGACATGATTTTTGGCAAATAAAGAATAAATCTGGCTCATTTGGCTTTCGGAAACAAACGAGTAGTCTTTTGCTGATACCGAAAGTAATACCTGGTTTTGTTTAATGATAATAACCGCTTTATCAAAGTGCGTTTTACCAGTCTGGCTAATCTTTGTTCCTGCTGCATCCGGGTCATTAAACGACTTTACGAGCAAAGGAATACCTGCATTGTATAATGGCTTGATCGTTTTAGGATGAATTACACTGGCTCCATAATAAGTCATCTCGATGGCTTCCGTGTAAGATAGCTCGTCGAACTTTACTGTATCGGTAAACAACTTTGGGTCGGCGTTCAATATGCCTGGCACATCTTTCCATGTCGTTACCGATTGGGCGTTAAGGCAGGCAGCAAAAATGGATGCTGTATAGTCAGATCCTTCGCGCCCCAGTGTAGTGGTAAAATTTTCGGATGTGCCACCTAAAAAGCCCTGCGTTACTATAATGCTATTTTCCAGCAAGGCCGGTAAATCCTTTTGTATGCTTGCACAGGTTTTATTCCAATCTACTAAACCTTCGCGGTAATTATTATCGGTATGTATATAACCACGTACATCTAACCAACGACTTAGCTGCCCCGCATGCACTAAATAAGCATTTACAATCCGGGATGAAAGTAATTCGCCAATTGACACAATTTGGTCATATATAAAATCGTAACTGTCGTGCGGCTCATCCTCCAGCATCCAATCAATTTCAACAAAAGTATTGGCTACTTCATCAAATACCGGATGAGCGTCATCAAACAACTCATGTAATACTTGATAATGATATTGCTTGATACCATCGTAAAG
Protein-coding sequences here:
- a CDS encoding aspartate kinase; its protein translation is MLVFKFGGASVKDAAGIANLALIVKKHAAEPLLIVVSAMGKTTNALEDLTRAYVNQQDNVHQLYDGIKQYHYQVLHELFDDAHPVFDEVANTFVEIDWMLEDEPHDSYDFIYDQIVSIGELLSSRIVNAYLVHAGQLSRWLDVRGYIHTDNNYREGLVDWNKTCASIQKDLPALLENSIIVTQGFLGGTSENFTTTLGREGSDYTASIFAACLNAQSVTTWKDVPGILNADPKLFTDTVKFDELSYTEAIEMTYYGASVIHPKTIKPLYNAGIPLLVKSFNDPDAAGTKISQTGKTHFDKAVIIIKQNQVLLSVSAKDYSFVSESQMSQIYSLFAKNHVKINVLQTSALSLSVCIDWVEERFEKLLLELRENFNVKYNNRLSLITLRHYQYSLLKELVEGKIVLLEQTSRNTAQVVVAG